Proteins encoded by one window of Vidua chalybeata isolate OUT-0048 chromosome 10, bVidCha1 merged haplotype, whole genome shotgun sequence:
- the KLHL6 gene encoding kelch-like protein 6, translating into MGDTLEKSSEEPEISLNNECSTKMGDLVEVSSGEKVKFDDTGLSLVLQNGLENLRLENSLTDVILCVDSREFSCHRVVLAAASNYFRAMFCNDLREKYEEKIILKGVDAETMNILLDYTYTSKMLITKQNVQKVLEAASLFQFLRMVDACASFLTEALQPENCVGILRLADAHSLHSLKQQVQNYIIQNFTQVLNYEEFLELPADILCSTLKSDELCVTEEAQVFETVMNWVRYKESERFSLLPYVLENVRLPLLDPWYFVETVEADQLIRQCPDVFPLLQEARMYHLSGNEIITERTKPRMHEFQSEVFMIIGGCTKDEKFVAEVTCLDPLRRSRLEVAKLPITEQEPENENKKWVEFACITLKNEVYISGGKETKHDVWKYNASINKWIQIEYLNIGRWRHKMAVLGGKVYVIGGFDGMQRINSMEAYDPFHNCWSEAAPLMVNVSSFAAASYKKKLYVIGGGPNGKLATDKTQCYNPATNAWSLRAAMPVEAKCINAASFRDHIYVVGGAMKALYSYSPQEDTWCLVTQFTHERASCGISPCNNKLFITGGRDEKNEVIATVLCWDPETQKLTEECVLPRGVSHHGSVTLRKSYTPIRKVVPGAVSV; encoded by the exons ATGGGGGACACGCTGGAGAAGAGCTCTGAGGAGCCCGAGATCTCTTTGAACAATGAGTGTTCGACGAAAATGGGGGACCTGGTGGAAGTCTCGAGTGGTGAAAAGGTCAAGTTTGACGATACAGGTCTCTCTCTGGTGCTCCAGAATGGCCTTGAGAACCTTCGGCTTGAAAATTCCCTTACTGATGTCATCCTGTGCGTGGACAGCAGGGAATTCTCCTGTCACCGAGTGGTCCTTGCTGCAGCAAGCAATTATTTCAG GGCCATGTTCTGCAATGATTTAAGAGAGAAATATGAGGAGAAGATCATACTAAAAGGAGTTGATGCAGAAACCATGAATATACTCTTGGACTACACTTACACCAGCAAGATGCTCATCACAAAGCAAAATGTACAAAAAGTCTTGGAAGCCGCCAGCCTTTTTCAG TTCCTGCGCATGGTAGATGCTTGTGCCAGTTTTCTCACCGAAGCACTCCAGCCGGAAAACTGCGTTGGCATCCTGAGGCTGGCTGATGCCCACTCCCTGCACAGCCTCAAACAACAGGTACAGAACTACATTATCCAGAACTTCACCCAAGTCCTGAACTATGAGGAGTTCCTGGAGCTGCCGGCGGATATCCTGTGCAGCACGCTGAAGAGTGATGAGCTCTGCGTCACGGAAGAGGCGCAGGTGTTCGAAACCGTGATGAACTGGGTCCGTTACAAGGAGTCAGAAAGGTTTTCTCTCCTGCCGTACGTGCTGGAGAACGTCCGGCTGCCCCTCTTGGACCCTTGGTATTTTGTAGAGACTGTTGAAGCTGATCAACTCATTAGACAGTGTCCAGATGTCTTTCCTTTGCTCCAAGAAGCAAGAATGTACCATCTGTCAGGCAATGAG ATTATTACAGAAAGGACCAAGCCCAGGATGCACGAGTTCCAGTCTGAGGTGTTTATGATCATAGGGGGCTGTACAAAAGATGAGAAGTTTGTAGCAGAAGTGACTTGCCTGGATCCTTTGAGGCGAAGCCGTCTGGAAGTAGCAAAATTACCAATCACAGAGCAGGAGCCGGAGAATGAGAATAAAAAATGGGTGGAGTTTGCATGCATTACTCTAAAAAATGAAGTCTACATATCGG GTggcaaagaaacaaagcacGATGTCTGGAAATACAACGCCTCCATCAACAAATGGATACAAATTGAGTATCTCAACATTGGGCGCTGGAGACATAAAATGGCAGTGTTGGGTGGCAAAGTGTATGTCATTGGGGGCTTTGATGGCATGCAGAGAATCAACAGCATGGAAGCATATGATCCCTTTCATAACTGCTGGTCAGAG gctgctcctctgaTGGTCAACGTGAGCTCCTTTGCAGCAGCCAGCTACAAGAAGAAGCTGTACGTGATTGGAGGGGGGCCCAACGGGAAGCTGGCCACAGACAAGACGCAGTGCTACAACCCAGCCACCAACGCGTGGAGCCTTAGGGCTGCCATGCCCGTGGAGGCCAAGTGCATCAACGCTGCCAGCTTCAGGGACCACATCTATGTGGTGG GTGGGGCAATGAAAGCTCTGTATTCCTACAGCCCCCAGGAGGACACATGGTGCCTGGTGACTCAGTTCACCCACGAGAGAGCCAGCTGTGGGATTTCTCCTTGCAACAACAAGCTGTTCATCACCGGCGGCCGAGATGAAAAGAACGAAGTCATTGCAACAGTGCTCTGCTGGGACCCTGAAACTCAGAAGCTGACAGAAGAGTGTGTCCTGCCTCGGGGGGTGTCTCACCACGGCAGCGTTACCCTCAGGAAGTCGTACACGCCCATCCGTAAGGTTGTGCCCGGGGCGGTTTCTGTCTGA
- the GPR148 gene encoding probable G-protein coupled receptor 148: protein MDFPGCASERRANRTVIHLRETEFNSSSNLDDTTLLLLLEEWSLTPSGTNTKMFLISPVVCLVAGVLIIPTILFVIFSRFKIRQETRYMLLGNALLSDLIYLLFYTLSAALNAAHLHLPKEVCVLLLFLLAVAYCGGLFTAVAIVLDTYIAVLFPLRYIAILPPSRTKKIIVLLWMCSGAFPGIFFLVLWNTHSFVPCVLETCSVPVILTLTLNGTDAVKLCFWLSTTVIILCLSVIFCCYSILYFKTKHSGIWESICSRASVTFVMHNTVLFFYFFPLLALFVESFLCVNVFIRLQTGILVSLTVCNVLMILPKVLFPFLYGLRYREISTSLKSIVRRRQLHLVSPAPPPS from the coding sequence ATGGActtccctggctgtgcctcagaAAGAAGAGCAAACAGAACTGTGATCCACCTCAGGGAGACAGAGTTCAACAGTTCCTCAAATTTGGATGACACAACTTTGTTACTTTTGCTGGAGGAATGGTCTCTCACCCCATCAGGCACAAACACGAAGATGTTCTTAATCTCTCCAGTTGTCTGTCTTGTGGCAGGTGTCCTCATCATCCCTACCATCTTATTTGTGATCTTCTCTCGGTTTAAAATCCGCCAGGAAACAAGGTACatgctgctgggaaatgctcTGCTTTCTGATCTGATCTATCTGCTGTTCTATACCCTGTCAGCTGCTCTCAATGCAGCACATCTACACCTCCCAAAGGAAGTTTGTGTCCTCCTCTTATTTTTGCTGGCAGTGGCTTACTGTGGAGGACTGTTCACGGCTGTTGCAATAGTCTTGGACACGTACattgctgttttgtttcctttgcgCTACATTGCTATTTTGCCTCCCTCACGGACTAAAAAAATCATTGTATTACTGTGGATGTGTTCCGGAGCTTTCCCTGGGATTTTCTTCTTGGTGCTATGGAATACCCACAGCTTTGTGCCCTGTGTCCTGGAAACGTGCTCAGTTCCAGTAATACTAACATTAACTCTGAATGGGACTGATGCTGTGAAACTCTGCTTCTGGCTTTCTACCACAGTTATCATTCTCTGCCTGTCTGTAATATTTTGTTGCTATTctattctatattttaaaaccaaacacTCAGGTATATGGGAGAGCATCTGCTCCAGAGCCAGTGTAACATTTGTAATGCACAAcactgtgttatttttttacttctttccaCTCTTGGCCCTTTTTGTAGAATCATTCTTGTGCGTTAATGTTTTCATCAGACTGCAGACAGGAATCTTGGTCTCCCTGACAGTCTGCAATGTCCTCATGATTCTTCCTAAAGTTCTATTCCCTTTTCTGTATGGGCTTCGATACAGAGAGATCTCGACCTCTCTCAAATCCATTGTCAGGAGGAGGCAGCTTCACCTGGTGTCACCTGCTCCACCACCATCctga